The Astyanax mexicanus isolate ESR-SI-001 chromosome 14, AstMex3_surface, whole genome shotgun sequence genome window below encodes:
- the rpusd2 gene encoding RNA pseudouridylate synthase domain-containing protein 2, which yields MLGRFTPLVLGQWISIRALLLSSGVRRSQAEGGAAVRVTQPRRTRSHPAAGLRLTMDREDQPVTEQSPEPEREPQPGDGGDARSCAGKRKSEENSGGVQEKPPRGKRRRGGGGKQLRPGERYVPPPQKRNPAVSFTPEHFAETSYYFEAGLRKVRPYYFDFKTYCKGRWIGKTLLQVFSTEFRAEPLDYYRKAAKEGRIRLNEEPVEDLNIRLKNNDFLRNTVHRHEPPVVGRPLEILVDDGEVVVVDKPASLPVHPCGRYRHNTVIFILGKERGLHALHTVHRLDRLTSGVLLFARTLEVSKKLDQMVRDRQLEKEYVCRVDGEFPDGEVVCEEPILVVSFKVGVCRVDPKGKDCRTVFQKLSYNGRSSVVRCRPLTGRTHQIRVHLQFLGFPILNDPIYGASAWGPNRGKGGVVGVNDDELLEALISEHRSKESLGLLDLPDDGEDVAVKGGAAAGTAAGGDDGDGLVNDGLSVSTESGNSELTEGLSVSSKLSVAESSQAGHSDLNTLNSEPSESSGLTEETANGAKTKKSSSDHEESSKTADSAVAVRDHLCAECKIVRADPTEEELVMYLHALCYKGPDFKYSTQLPDWAKEDWVQD from the exons ATGTTGGGGCGGTTCACCCCGCTGGTTCTGGGTCAGTGGATCAGTATCAGGGCTCTGTTGTTGAGTTCGGGGGTTCGCCGCTCTCAGGCCGAAGGAGGAGCCGCGGTCAGAGTCACACAGCCCCGCCGGACCCGCTCACACCCCGCGGCGGGTCTCAGACTCACCATGGACAGGGAAGATCAGCCCGTTACCGAGCAGAGCCCGGAACCGGAGCGAGAGCCGCAGCCAGGAGACGGAGGTGATGCGCGGAGCTGCGCGGGGAAGCGAAAGAGCGAGGAGAACAGCGGCGGCGTTCAGGAGAAGCCTCCCCGCGGGAAGAGGCGCAGGGGCGGCGGGGGTAAGCAGCTCCGGCCCGGGGAGAGGTACGTCCCCCCGCCGCAGAAGCGCAACCCCGCGGTGAGCTTCACCCCGGAGCACTTCGCGGAAACATCCTACTACTTCGAGGCGGGGCTGCGGAAAGTCCGGCCGTATTACTTCGACTTTAAGACCTACTGTAAGGGTCGCTGGATCGGGAAAACCCTGCTGCAGGTCTTCAGTACCGAGTTCCGGGCAGAACCGCTGGATTATTACAGAAAAGCGGCCAAAGAGGGAAGAATCCGGTTAAATGAAGAACCTGTAGAAGACCTGAATATAAGACTGAAG AACAATGACTTCCTGAGGAACACGGTTCATCGTCATGAGCCTCCGGTGGTTGGTCGGCCGTTGGAGATTTTGGTTGATGACGGTGAAGTCGTGGTGGTGGATAAGCCCGCCTCTCTTCCTGTACATCCCTGTGGGCGCTATCGTCACAACACCGTCATCTTCATTCTGGGGAAGGAGAGAGGTCTCCATGCTCTTCACACCGTGCATCGCCTGGACCGCCTCACGTCCGGCGTACTGCTGTTCGCCCGCACTCTGGAGGTCTCGAAGAAACTGGACCAGATGGTTCGAGATCGACAG TTGGAGAAGGAGTACGTGTGCCGTGTGGACGGGGAGTTTCCGGATGGTGAAGTGGTTTGTGAGGAACCCATACTGGTCGTCTCCTTTAAAGTGGGCGTGTGCAGAGTGGATCCTAAAGGGAAGGACTGCCGCACGGTTTTCCAGAAGCTCAGTTATAACGGCCGCTCCAGCGTAGTGCGCTGTCGCCCTCTCACCGGCCGAACTCACCAGATCCGCGTTCACCTCCAGTTCCTGGGCTTCCCCATCCTGAACGACCCCATCTACGGAGCTTCGGCGTGGGGTCCGAACAGGGGAAAAGGCGGGGTGGTGGGTGTGAACGACGACGAGCTGCTGGAAGCTCTAATCAGTGAGCATCGCTCCAAGGAGAGTTTGGGTCTTTTGGATCTTCCTGATGATGGTGAAGATGTAGCAGTAAAGGGTGGTGCAGCAGCAGGTACAGCtgctggtggtgatgatggtgatggctTGGTTAACGATGGCTTGTCTGTCTCGACTGAATCTGGAAACTCAGAATTGACTGAGGGATTGAGTGTTTCCAGTAAACTGTCAGTAGCAGAATCATCACAGGCTGGACATTCTGACCTGAATACTCTTAACTCTGAACCTTCAGAATCTTCAGGATTAACAGAGGAAACAGCAAACGgtgcaaaaacaaagaaaagcagCTCAGATCATGAAGAATCCTCAAAAACTGCAGATTCTGCTGTAGCAGTGAGAGATCATTTGTGTGCAGAGTGTAAAATAGTGCGAGCCGACCCGACGGAGGAGGAGCTGGTCATGTACCTGCATGCTCTGTGCTACAAGGGACCTGACTTTAAATACTCCACACAGCTACCTGACTGGGCTAAAGAAGACTGGGTGCAGGATTAA